A window of Nonomuraea angiospora genomic DNA:
GTTCTTCAGCAGCGGGCCGCCGGCCAGGCCGTCGACCAGGATCCGGCCCGCCTGGTGCACCTCCTTGGCGAAGGGCGCGTACCAGGCGTGGTGCGGCGTCAGGTATTCGAGCCTGCGGGCCACCTCGACGGCGTCGTCCGGGTAGTCGGCGGCGTCCTGGGTGATCACCCGGTGGGGGATGCCCAGCTCCCTGGTGATCGACCTGGCGAACGCGATGTCGGTGTCGGTGCCGTCGTCCGGGCTGGTCGTCCACGACTCGACGTCCATGCCGCGGGCCTTGGCCACGCTGGCCAGCAGCCGCGAGTCGTAGCCGCCGCTGACCGGCACGAGCAGCTTGCGGTCCGCGTAGTCCTGGTAGACCTCGTCCAGCAGCTCGACGATCTCGCGCGGGCTGATCCACCGCTCGTACGGCTCCGAACGCAGCCAGCGCGGCAGCCTGCGCTCGGTCGCCAGCCTGCCGTGCCGCCACACCAGGGCGCTGGAGCCGGGCAGCCGCTTGACGTCCGCGTACGGCGTCGCCTCGCCCAGCGGGAACGTCACCTGCAGGATCGACGCCCACGCCGACCAGTCGATCTCGACCGGCACCAGGCTGAGCAGCGGCTTGATCTGCGACGAGAAGTAGACCGCGTCGCCGAGGCGGACGTAGTAGACGTCCACGAGGCCCAGGGCGCCCGTGTGGAGCGTGACACTGTCGCCGTCGCCGATCAGCCCGGGGGTCTCGAACGTCTCCGCGACCGTCATCCAGTCGTCGTCCCCGGAGGGCTTGCGCTCGCCCCAGGAGAACGCGTACGAGTGCCCCAGGCGATGGTAGGGCGGCAGGGGCGCCGAGCTGAACAGCGCCGCGTCGGCCGACTGGAGCGCGGGCAGGAGCCTCGGGCCCGCCGTGGTCAGCTTGCCGAGTACGGCGGGATCGATCCGGCCGAGAGCGCCGCAGACGTAGGGCCGCACATTGAACTGCACCGGATCTCATCCCTTCGAGACGCTTCAGGCAAAAAGAGTATCCTTTGCCGGGCTGAGGGAGCGGAGGGTCAATTGTCGACGGAGCTTGAGAGCACTCGCCGGGCGTTGCGGGATGCCGTCGCGCAGGCCGAGCGCGCCGCAGAGCTGGCCAGGCTGCTGGACGCCGCCGAGGCCAAGCTGGCCGCCGCCGAGCAGAGCGCCGCGGAGGCCAGGTCGCTGGCCGAGCGGCTGAGCGAGGCCGAGGAGCGGCTGGAGGTCGAGCGGACGGCCGCCGACAAGCTGCGCAGGGAGCTGGCCGAGCAGCGCTTCCAGGCCGAGGTGGCCAACTGGAAGCTGTCCTCGATCAAGGTCGCCCGCTGGAACCGCCTCGGCGACGCGATCAAGAGCGGCAAGAGCAACCCGGTCCGGCTGGCCAAGGGGCTCAGGGGCGCGGCCAAGCCCGTCAAGCGGCCCATCGCGCCCAAGCGCAAGCCCCCCACGGCCGCCAAGGCCAAGGACGAGCGCCCCGGGGCGGCGTTCCAGGCCACCACCACGACCAGGACGCTCGGGGGCGCCTCCTTCAAGCTCAAGCCCTTCCGGGTGCCGACCGGGCCCAACACCAGGCCGCACCTGACGGCCGCGGTCATCGCCGACCCGCACGCCGAGGCGCTGCTGCGGTACGAGTGGCGGCAGACGACCGGGTTCACGCCGCGCGACTTCGCCAGGGTGCTCCCGCTGGAGGTGCCCCACCTGCTGGTGGTCGAGTCCGTCGAGCACGGCCCGTGGGCCGAGGAGATCACCGGCGAGCCGGGCGAGGGGCTCAAGGCGCTGCTGGCCTGGTGTGCCGAGCGCGGCATCCGCACGGTCTTCTGGCACACGCGGGGCGACGTGACCGCGTACGCGGCGGCGGCCGAGCTGTTCGAGCACCGGTTCACGACCGATCTCACGGTGGCCTGGCCGCGGTTGCAGTTCGGGGTGCAGCCGCGGGTGCACAACCCGCTGCCGCTGTCCGGCGGGCGCATCGACCGGGTCCTCACGCTGGACCAGCTCCTGCCCGGCCACCTGACGTACCCCGACGTGCTGACCTCCTATCGCTGGCCGGCCGCAGTGGACTGCCCGCCGGGCACGCCCCAGTGGCGGCTGGCCGAGCTCGCCGCCTGCGGCACGCCCATCGGCACCGAGGCCGACACGCGGCGGGCGCACGTGGCGCTGCGGCGGGCGTACCAGATGGGCACGATGACCGAGCGGATCGACGAGCTCCTCGACGCGATCGGCCTGCCCAGCGCCCGCGCCACGCTCAACACCTCGGTGCTGCTGCCGATCATGGACCCGTACCTGATGGAGCACGCGCTGGCGCAGGTCGCCAAGCAGTCGGGGGTCGACCAGCTCATCGTCATCGGGCCGCCGGAGTCGGAGCTGCGGGCCCGCGACGTGCTGCCGGACGTGGAGATCGTCTACCGCCGCCCGCACCCGGCGATGACCGAGGGCGCGATGCTCGACGCCGGCATCGACCTGTGCGAGTCCGACCTGGTGGCGGTCATGGACCCGCGCGACGTCTACGGCCCGCACTACCTGTCGGACCTGCGACGGGCGTTCCTCTTCAGCACCGCCGACATCGTCGGCAAGGCGGCCTTCTACGCACACCTCCGCAAGCCGCAGGCCACGCTGCTCAAGCAGCCCGAGGCCGAGTACACCTACCTCCCCGAGATCGCCGGGGCGACCCTCCTGGCCCGCCGCAACACCCTGCGTGAGATCGGCTTCGCCGACCTCACGGACGGGTGGGACGAGGTGCTCATGCGGCAGTGCCGGACGGACGGGATCAAGGTGTTCTCGGCCGACCGGTTCGGCTACGTGCGGGTACGCGACGAGGACCGCTGGCTGCTCGGCGCGGCCCACCTGGTCGAGTACGGCTCCGCCGAGCCGCACGCGCTCATCTAAGGTTTCGGCCATGACACCCGCGGAGCTGGCCGAGGTGCTGGGGGAGCCGCCGGTGCCCGAGGGGACGTGGGAGGCGGAGGCCGTCTACGTCTCCGCCGCGGCGCTGCGCCGGAAGGTCCCCGCCGAGTCGCTCGCCGGGCGGGTGCGCGAGCTGGACGGGGTGTCCCTGGTGGAGGTCCGGCGGGACGGCTTCCTGCGGATCGTGGTCAGCCGGCCGGGGGAGCTGGTGGCGGGCGTCGCGCCGCTCGACATTCCGGAGCCCCCGTGGCCGGACTTCCCGCGGACCTGGGACAACCCCGGGTTCGTGGTGCGCTACGGGCACGCCCGGGCGCGCGCGGTGCTCAGGTGGGCGCGCGAGCTGGGGGTGGCGCCGGAGGGGTTCAGGGGGGAGCTGCTCGACGGCCCCTACGACCGGCGGGTGCTGCGGGTGCTGGCCGAGCTGCCCGGGCGGGCGGTGAGCAGGGAGCCGGGGTGGGAGACCTACCTGGTGCGGCTGGCCCTGGCCTATCACGACGCGCACGAGCACGCGCCCGCCGTCCCGGTCGGCGACCAGCCGCCGGGGCCGGTGCACACGGCGCGGGTGCGGCTGGCCGGGGCTGTGGCGGGTGTGCTTCCTGGGCCAGAACGAATGTAGCGAGTCGCAAAATATTCGGCCAAACGGCGAAAAAGCGTAAAAATATCCCTTGCGGAGCTTGATCGCGTCTCGATACGTGGTCAGAGGGTCATGGCTCAGTTGCGGTTCCGATAGCCTCGATCAGGTGAGTCGATTCGTCCATCCCGCCGGGGACCGGCACGCCGAGATGCTGCCCCACGAGCGCCCTCCGCTGGCGCCCGCCGACCTCAACCGGATCAACCCAGCGATCTGGCCGCGAACGTCGACCCGGACCGATGGCACGCTCACCGTCGGCGGCGTCGACGTGCGCGAGCTGGCTCGCGAGCACGGCACGCCGCTCTACGTCCTCGACGAGGACGACGTGCGCTCGCGCATGCGCGACTACGCCACGGCCTTCGCCGGCTCCGAGGTCCACTACGCGGGCAAGGCGTTCCTGTGCAGGGAGATCGTGCGCTGGCTCGACGACGAGGGCCTCGGGCTCGACGTGGCCAGCGGCGGCGAGCTGGCGGTGGCGCTCAGCGTCGGCTTCCCGCCCGAGCGCATCACGATGCACGGCAACAACAAGTCCGTCGCCGAGCTGACCAGGGCGCTGGAGGTCGGGGTCGGCCACGTCGTGGTCGACTCCTACGAGGAGATCGCCAGGCTCGGCCACCTCGCCCAGGAGCTGGGCAAGCGGCCCAAGGTGATGATCCGGGTGACCACCGGGGTCGAGGCGCACACGCACGAGTTCATCGCGACGGCGCACGACGACCAGAAGTTCGGGCTGTCGCTCAACACCGGGGCGGCCGCCGAGGCCGTCCGCCGGATTCTCGCCCTGCCGCAGCTCGAGCTCGTCGGGCTCCACTCGCACATCGGCTCCCAGATCGTCGACACGGCCGGGTTCGAGGTGGCGGCCAGGCGCCTGACCGCGCTGCTCGTGCAGATCAAGGAGGAGCACGGCGTCGTGCTGCCCGAGCTCGACCTGGGCGGCGGCTACGGCATCGCCTACGTCGAGGGCGACGAGGCGCCCGACATCAAGGAGCTGGCCGACGGGCTGCGCGAGATCGTCACCAAGGTGTGCACGGACGCCGGCCTGCCCGTGCCCAGGCTGACCGTGGAGCCGGGGCGCACCATCGTCGGGCCCGGCGGCATCACCCTCTACTCGGTCGGCACTGTCAAGGACGTCGAGGGCCTGCGCACGTACGTGAGCATCGACGGCGGCATGAGCGACAACGTGCGCACCGCGCTCTACGGCGCCGAATACACCGCGGCGCTGGTCAGCCGCGAGAGCACCGCCGAGCCCATGCTCAGCCGCCTGGTCGGCAAGCACTGCGAGAGCGGCGACATCATCGTGCGCGACTTCCACCTGCCCGCCGACCTCGCCCCCGGCGACCTGGTCGCGGTGGCCGCCACCGGCGCCTACTGCCGGTCGCTGGCCAGCAACTACAACTACCTGCCCAGGCCCGCCGTGGTCGCCGTCTCCGGCGGCAAGTCGCGCGTGATCGTGCAGGGCGAGACCGAGGACGACCTGTTGAGGGGGCAGCTGTGAAACCGCTGAAAGTGGCGCTGCTGGGCTGCGGCGTCGTCGGCTCGCAGGTCATCAGGCTCATGCACGAGCAGGCCGCCGACCTGGCCGCGCGCATCGGCGCCCCGCTGGAGCTGGCCGGGGTCGCCGTACGCCGGCTCGGCCGCAAGCGCGACGTCGAGGTGGACCCCGAGCTGCTCACCACCGACGCCGAGGCGCTGGTCACCCGCGACGACGTCGACATCGTCATCGAGGTCATCGGCGGCATCGAGCCCGCCCGCTCGCTGATCGTCGCCGCCCTGTCCAAGGGCAAGTCCGTGGTCACCGCCAACAAGGCGCTGCTGGCCGAAGACGGCGCCACCCTGCACGAGGCCGCCAGGCAGGGCAACGGCGACCTCTACTTCGAGGCCAGCGTGGCCGGCGCCATCCCGCTGCTGCGACCCCTGCGCGAGTCGCTGGCGGGCGACCACGTCAAGCGCGTGCTCGGCATCGTCAACGGCACCACCAACTACATCCTCGACAAGATGGACACGACGGGCGCGTCCTTCACCGACGCCCTGGAGGAGGCCCAGACGCTCGGCTACGCGGAGGCCGACCCGACGGCCGACGTCGAGGGCTTCGACGCCGCCGCCAAGGCCGCCATCCTGGCGGGGCTCGCCTTCCACAGCCGCGTCACGGCCGCCGACGTGCACCGCGAGGGCATCACCGAGATCACCGCCACCGACGTGGCCTCGGCCAAGGCCATGGGCTACGTCATCAAGCTGCTGGCCATCTGCGCCCGCTCCGAGGACGGCCGCTCGTTCGGGGTGCGGGTGCACCCGGCGATGATCCCGCGCTCCCACCCGCTGGCCGGGGTGCGGGAGGCGTACAACGCGGTCTTCGTGGAGGCGGAGTCGGCGGGGCAGCTGATGTTCTACGGCAAGGGGGCGGGCGGGGCGCCCACGGCCTCCGCTGTGCTCGGCGACCTGGTGGCCGTCGCCCGCAACCGCCTGGCGGGCACGCACGGGCCGGAGGAGTCGACGTACGCGGACCTGGTGGCCCATCCCATGGGCGACACGGTCACGCGCTGCCACGTGGCGCTCGACGTGGCCGACAAGCCGGGCGTGCTGGCGCGGGTGGCGGAGCTGTTCGCCAAGCACGACGTGTCGATCCAGACCGTGCGCCAGGAGGGGCACGGCGACGACGCCCAGCTCGTCATCGTCACCCACCGCGCCACGGACGCCGCGCTGTCGGCGACCATGGAGGGGCTGCGCGAGCTCGACATCGTCCGCGCCGTGGCCAGCGTGATGCGCGTGGAGGGCGACGACTAGCCTTCGCGTGCGGGAGAGTCGTCGGGGAAGGCCAGGGCGCGGACCTTGCGGACGGCTCGTTTGAGCACCGTGCGGTTCTGGGCGCGGGCGAGGCGGACCGCCTCCCTGCGCCAGGCCTCGGCCTTCTCGCGCCAGCGCGCCGCGTCCCTGGCGTTCTTGCCCGCCTCCCGCCGCAGCTGCGCGAGCTCCGCGCGCAGGGCGGCGGTGCGCTTGCGGTAGAGGGCGATCTTCTTCTCGTGCTCGGCGGCGAGCCGGTCGAGCTCCGGGACGGGTCTCTTGCGCGGCGGGTAGACGGCGGGGCGGCGCTTGAAGCCCCAGCTCTCCCCGTCCAGCCACTCCAGGCCGAAGAGGGCGTCGATCAGGTCGTCCCACTCGTCGTCCGGGGCCGCCACCAGGGCGGCTCTCGACTGGGCTGACGTGCGGTCCAGCCTGGCCATCGTGACGCCCTGCGCCGTCTCCTCCAGCGCCAGGCAGAGGGAGCCCAGGTCGTGCTGCTCCATGTGGTCCACCAGGCGTTCCACCGTGTCCTTCGACGGGACCCAGCCGGGCGGCACCGAGAGCCGGAACGGGGGCGTCCCCTCCAGGGGCGTGGTCAGGTGGACGCGGGGGTCGCCGGCGAAGTTGGCCTGGATGAGGCGGAGGTCGAGGTGCGGGTCGGCGAGCGGGGAGCGGCGTTCGGCGG
This region includes:
- a CDS encoding anticodon-binding protein, with protein sequence MTPAELAEVLGEPPVPEGTWEAEAVYVSAAALRRKVPAESLAGRVRELDGVSLVEVRRDGFLRIVVSRPGELVAGVAPLDIPEPPWPDFPRTWDNPGFVVRYGHARARAVLRWARELGVAPEGFRGELLDGPYDRRVLRVLAELPGRAVSREPGWETYLVRLALAYHDAHEHAPAVPVGDQPPGPVHTARVRLAGAVAGVLPGPERM
- a CDS encoding homoserine dehydrogenase; translated protein: MKPLKVALLGCGVVGSQVIRLMHEQAADLAARIGAPLELAGVAVRRLGRKRDVEVDPELLTTDAEALVTRDDVDIVIEVIGGIEPARSLIVAALSKGKSVVTANKALLAEDGATLHEAARQGNGDLYFEASVAGAIPLLRPLRESLAGDHVKRVLGIVNGTTNYILDKMDTTGASFTDALEEAQTLGYAEADPTADVEGFDAAAKAAILAGLAFHSRVTAADVHREGITEITATDVASAKAMGYVIKLLAICARSEDGRSFGVRVHPAMIPRSHPLAGVREAYNAVFVEAESAGQLMFYGKGAGGAPTASAVLGDLVAVARNRLAGTHGPEESTYADLVAHPMGDTVTRCHVALDVADKPGVLARVAELFAKHDVSIQTVRQEGHGDDAQLVIVTHRATDAALSATMEGLRELDIVRAVASVMRVEGDD
- the lysA gene encoding diaminopimelate decarboxylase, whose translation is MSRFVHPAGDRHAEMLPHERPPLAPADLNRINPAIWPRTSTRTDGTLTVGGVDVRELAREHGTPLYVLDEDDVRSRMRDYATAFAGSEVHYAGKAFLCREIVRWLDDEGLGLDVASGGELAVALSVGFPPERITMHGNNKSVAELTRALEVGVGHVVVDSYEEIARLGHLAQELGKRPKVMIRVTTGVEAHTHEFIATAHDDQKFGLSLNTGAAAEAVRRILALPQLELVGLHSHIGSQIVDTAGFEVAARRLTALLVQIKEEHGVVLPELDLGGGYGIAYVEGDEAPDIKELADGLREIVTKVCTDAGLPVPRLTVEPGRTIVGPGGITLYSVGTVKDVEGLRTYVSIDGGMSDNVRTALYGAEYTAALVSRESTAEPMLSRLVGKHCESGDIIVRDFHLPADLAPGDLVAVAATGAYCRSLASNYNYLPRPAVVAVSGGKSRVIVQGETEDDLLRGQL
- a CDS encoding asparagine synthase-related protein; amino-acid sequence: MQFNVRPYVCGALGRIDPAVLGKLTTAGPRLLPALQSADAALFSSAPLPPYHRLGHSYAFSWGERKPSGDDDWMTVAETFETPGLIGDGDSVTLHTGALGLVDVYYVRLGDAVYFSSQIKPLLSLVPVEIDWSAWASILQVTFPLGEATPYADVKRLPGSSALVWRHGRLATERRLPRWLRSEPYERWISPREIVELLDEVYQDYADRKLLVPVSGGYDSRLLASVAKARGMDVESWTTSPDDGTDTDIAFARSITRELGIPHRVITQDAADYPDDAVEVARRLEYLTPHHAWYAPFAKEVHQAGRILVDGLAGGPLLKNFMVSGAALEATTQAERSAAVLGSLSLGAPSQPFLSKAAAQWMEETVREQFLAATSMLHGHRAELPLSVLHTRTVRGIARSAVNLVGPEASFAAPFIDPRFFDAALSVGVARKDKGRFYREVLHAANPRVAALPSTNVVKQPLQRVPLRSTAAPARNYSHRMLETVVRRVPGLLSDELHEVVSGGPDALTRFNGWNDRFWVRGLVLFGLWLSDFEEDLSDLAPPF